The Panthera tigris isolate Pti1 chromosome F3, P.tigris_Pti1_mat1.1, whole genome shotgun sequence genome includes a window with the following:
- the SH2D2A gene encoding SH2 domain-containing protein 2A isoform X1 has product MEPPLAQICPQGSREAPAAAFNTFQRVELPRRSRCGLSVSQGPGLRAPKAEEAQPSPRVPAVRAVDIRKSSLRTSPAPPAGGRALPPPILWVGPQHHLLSSQGPGNDFLVFSKACPQPPGPTSSPDTEKAEEVPGEGGQSLQAETRAWFQKTQAHWLLQRGAAPPWFHGFITRREAERLLEPKPEGCYLVRFSESAVTFVLTYRSRTCCRHFLLSQLGDGRHVVLGEDSAHARLPDLLRHYTVCPLSPYGETLSEPLARQTPEPAGLSLSLEMSDSRTKIHPQYSTILKKSLNAGPTQKEGAGEQKEPPQPPRPKPPVPAKPQLPPEVYTSPAPRPRPAPPPKPSNRIYHEPDEPIAFYAMGRGSPGEAPGNVYAEVEVQLAPGAGGPPCALEHPALRKCRSRPVPRNQNPAGQRLHSENSVTGQGPFVPHQTLPRWGHTLPHKLSRQRTEDRSQALLPLGPPQ; this is encoded by the exons ATGGAGCCCCCTCTGGCCCAGATATGCCCCCAAG GAAGTCGCGAAGCCCCTGCTGCTGCCTTCAACACCTTCCAGAGGGTGGAATTGCCCCGCAGGAGCCGCTGCGGCCTGAGCGTGTCTCAGGGGCCCGGGCTCCGGGCCCCGAAGGCTGAggaggcccagcccagccccagggtcCCCGCTGTCCGTGCCGTG GACATTAGGAAATCCTCCCTGCGGAccagcccagcccctcctgcaGGAGGCcgagccctccctcctcccatcctctgGGTTGGCCCGCAGCATCACCTCCTTTCATCCCAGGGGCCAGGGAATGACTTCCTGGTCTTCTCGAAG GCCTGTCCTCAACCCCCAGGGCCTACCTCCAGCCCAGACACTGAGAAGGCTGAAGAGGTGCCTGGGGAAGGCGGCCAGTCCCTGCAGGCCGAGACCCGGGCTTGGTTCCAGAAGACCCAGGCCCACTGGCTCCTGCAGCGCGGGGCAGCCCCCCCCTGGTTCCATGGCTTCATCACCCGGAG GGAGGCCGAGAGGCTGCTGGAGCCCAAGCCTGAGGGATGCTACTTGGTGCGGTTCAGCGAGAGCGCCGTGACCTTTGTGCTGACTTACAG GAGCCGGACTTGCTGCCGCCACTTCCTGCTGTCCCAGCTCGGGGACGGGCGCCACGTGGTGCTGGGCGAGGACAGCGCCCACGCACGGCTGCCGGACCTGCTGCGACACTACACCGTGTGCCCGCTCAGCCCCTACGGGGAGACGCTCAGCGAACCCCTGGCCCGCCAG ACTCCTGAGCCTGCAGGACTTTCCCTAAGCCTTGAAATGTCAGACTCCCGAACAAAAATCCACCCTCAGTACAGCACCATCCTCAAAAAGTCGCTGAACGCAGGCCCCACGCAGAAGGAGGGCGCCGGGGAGCAGAAGGAG cctccccagccgCCCAGGCCCAAGCCTCCCGTGCCCGCCAAGCCTCAGCTGCCCCCCGAAGTCTACACAAGCCCGGCTCCGaggccccgcccggccccgccccccaagCCCTCCAACCGCATCTACCACGAGCCTGACGAACCCATCGCCTTCTACGCCATGGGCCGGGGGAGCCCCGGGGAGGCCCCCGGCAACGTCTATGCCGAGGTGGAGGTGCAGCTGGcgccgggggctgggggcccgCCCTGCGCCCTCGAGCACCCTGCCCTGCGGAAGTGCCGCTCCAGGCCTGTTCCCCGAAACCAG AATCCAGCCGGCCAGCGACTGCATTCTGAGAACTCTGTGACCGGACAAGGCCCTTTCGTGCCCCACCAGACCCTGCCCCGCTGGGGGCACACCCTCCCCCACAAGCTTTCTAGACAGAGGACGGAGGACAGAAGCCAGGCGTTGCTTCCCCTGGGGCCTCCTCAGTAG
- the SH2D2A gene encoding SH2 domain-containing protein 2A isoform X2: MEPPLAQICPQGSREAPAAAFNTFQRVELPRRSRCGLSVSQGPGLRAPKAEEAQPSPRVPAVRAVACPQPPGPTSSPDTEKAEEVPGEGGQSLQAETRAWFQKTQAHWLLQRGAAPPWFHGFITRREAERLLEPKPEGCYLVRFSESAVTFVLTYRSRTCCRHFLLSQLGDGRHVVLGEDSAHARLPDLLRHYTVCPLSPYGETLSEPLARQQTPEPAGLSLSLEMSDSRTKIHPQYSTILKKSLNAGPTQKEGAGEQKEPPQPPRPKPPVPAKPQLPPEVYTSPAPRPRPAPPPKPSNRIYHEPDEPIAFYAMGRGSPGEAPGNVYAEVEVQLAPGAGGPPCALEHPALRKCRSRPVPRNQNPAGQRLHSENSVTGQGPFVPHQTLPRWGHTLPHKLSRQRTEDRSQALLPLGPPQ, translated from the exons ATGGAGCCCCCTCTGGCCCAGATATGCCCCCAAG GAAGTCGCGAAGCCCCTGCTGCTGCCTTCAACACCTTCCAGAGGGTGGAATTGCCCCGCAGGAGCCGCTGCGGCCTGAGCGTGTCTCAGGGGCCCGGGCTCCGGGCCCCGAAGGCTGAggaggcccagcccagccccagggtcCCCGCTGTCCGTGCCGTG GCCTGTCCTCAACCCCCAGGGCCTACCTCCAGCCCAGACACTGAGAAGGCTGAAGAGGTGCCTGGGGAAGGCGGCCAGTCCCTGCAGGCCGAGACCCGGGCTTGGTTCCAGAAGACCCAGGCCCACTGGCTCCTGCAGCGCGGGGCAGCCCCCCCCTGGTTCCATGGCTTCATCACCCGGAG GGAGGCCGAGAGGCTGCTGGAGCCCAAGCCTGAGGGATGCTACTTGGTGCGGTTCAGCGAGAGCGCCGTGACCTTTGTGCTGACTTACAG GAGCCGGACTTGCTGCCGCCACTTCCTGCTGTCCCAGCTCGGGGACGGGCGCCACGTGGTGCTGGGCGAGGACAGCGCCCACGCACGGCTGCCGGACCTGCTGCGACACTACACCGTGTGCCCGCTCAGCCCCTACGGGGAGACGCTCAGCGAACCCCTGGCCCGCCAG CAGACTCCTGAGCCTGCAGGACTTTCCCTAAGCCTTGAAATGTCAGACTCCCGAACAAAAATCCACCCTCAGTACAGCACCATCCTCAAAAAGTCGCTGAACGCAGGCCCCACGCAGAAGGAGGGCGCCGGGGAGCAGAAGGAG cctccccagccgCCCAGGCCCAAGCCTCCCGTGCCCGCCAAGCCTCAGCTGCCCCCCGAAGTCTACACAAGCCCGGCTCCGaggccccgcccggccccgccccccaagCCCTCCAACCGCATCTACCACGAGCCTGACGAACCCATCGCCTTCTACGCCATGGGCCGGGGGAGCCCCGGGGAGGCCCCCGGCAACGTCTATGCCGAGGTGGAGGTGCAGCTGGcgccgggggctgggggcccgCCCTGCGCCCTCGAGCACCCTGCCCTGCGGAAGTGCCGCTCCAGGCCTGTTCCCCGAAACCAG AATCCAGCCGGCCAGCGACTGCATTCTGAGAACTCTGTGACCGGACAAGGCCCTTTCGTGCCCCACCAGACCCTGCCCCGCTGGGGGCACACCCTCCCCCACAAGCTTTCTAGACAGAGGACGGAGGACAGAAGCCAGGCGTTGCTTCCCCTGGGGCCTCCTCAGTAG